In the Endozoicomonas sp. SCSIO W0465 genome, AAGCGGGTGCTATCAGAGCTTTCCTGATGTTTAAGAAAAATGAAAATGATATTTATGCACAACCAGTAAAAGCAATATGTGAGTCCCTTAGTTGGCGACAAATAGAAGCATTAGAAAACATAGCCAATGTTTATTTAAACTTTGGTGCAAAATTAGAGAGGGGGAATTCCCTGACCGGAAAAATGGAGTTGTATGTGAACACTGAAGATTATAAACAGTTATTGATTTTCGAAAATATGTTAACCCGATAAATGCCTGATGCATGGCCGCTATTTGTCTGGATACTGTCAATGGCTGTTCGGGTAATCAAATGCAGCAGTTCAAATTATTACTTATCAAAAATAAAGTCGTCTTTGTTCGTTAACTGACACTGACAACCAACCCTGTTTTCTGAATACGGAACTGGCTTGTGGAAATTGATCATGAGGATGAACGGTTCCCATGACACTGATCATGGCGGCACAAACATGATTTGTTATGGTGAGCATTGTTCAAATAAGGAGCTGTTATGAATACCCTGGATATGACCCAACCCCCCGGACGATCTCCGGTACAGGGTACTGGTCCGGTCGCTACCCGCAAGCCGGTTTATCAGAACGCTTTGCCCCCGTGTAATCACACCTGCCCGGCGGGAAATGATATCCAGGGTGCCCTGGCACTGGCCCAGGAAGGGCGCTTTGAAGAAGCCTGGCGCACATTCATGAAGAATAACCCGCTGCCGGCAACCCATGGTCGAATCTGTTATCACCCCTGTGAAGATGGCTGCAGCCGTGTGCAAGTGGACGACGGTGTAAGTATTCATTCCATTGAGCGCTTCCTCGGGGATATGGCCATTGAGCAGAACTGGCACATGCCTGTTCCCGAAAACGAGACCGGGAAAAAAGTCCTGGTCATCGGTGCCGGCCCTTCCGGTTTGACCGCTGCCTACCATCTGCGCCTGCAGGGGCATACCGTTGAGATACGTGAAGCGGCTCCGGTTGCCGGTGGCATGATGCAATTTGGTATCCCGGCTTACCGTTTGCCACGGGACGTGCTGGCAGCGGAGATTGCCCGTATTGAATCCATGGGGATCTCAATCACCCTGAATCACCGGGTAGAAGACCTGATGGCGGAAAAGCAGGAAGGACATTTTGATGCGGTTTACCTGGCCATTGGTGCCCATATTGGCAAGCAGGTTGATATTCCTGCCCGTGATGCCGGCAAGGTGCTGGACGCGGTCAGCTTCCTGCGGGAAACCGGTATGGGTGAAAAACCGGTGCTCGGTCGTCGGGTAGCCGTATACGGCGGTGGTAATACGGCAATGGATGCCGCACGAACGGTGAAAAGAATGGGTGTCGATGAGGCCATGATCATCTATCGTCGCGACCGTGACCATATGCCGGCCCACAGCTTTGAGGCCGATGAAGCGGAAGCCGAAGGCGTCAATATCCACTGGTTGCGCACCATCCAGAATATAGAAGGCAGCGAGTTTAACGTTGAGATCATGGAGATTGGTGATGATGGACGTCCACGTCCCACCGGGCGTTATGAAACGCTGGCGGTGGACTCTCTGATTCTGGCCCTGGGTCAGGATGTGGAGAGAGGCATGCTGGACAGAGTGCCCGGCCTGGAATTTGACCGCTGGGGCTCGCTTACTGTTGGTGAGCATATGATGACCGGCTGCGAAGGTATTTTTGCCGGTGGTGATATGGTGCCTTCTGACCGGACCGCCACCATTGCTGTAGGGCATGGCAAGAAAGCTGCCCGCTGTATGGATAGCTGGCTGACCGGTAACAAAATCAATGACATCGCAGTGCAACACCTGGTGGATTTTGACGGGTTACACCTCTGGTACCGCACCCGGGCTGATCGTCAGCATGAAGATGCCCTCTCTCCAGAACAGCGTAATGATTTCAGTGAAGTGGTTCGTGGTCTCAGTGAGGCGCAGGTTCGTTATGAAGCCAGCCGCTGTTTCTCCTGCGGTAACTGTTTTGAATGTGATGGCTGCTTCGGGGCGTGTCCTGAAGGTGCCATTACCAAACTGGGCAAAGGGGAGGGGTATCAGGTTAACCATGATCTCTGTACCGGTTGCCTGGCCTGCTACCGTCAGTGCCCCTGCCACGCTATCGAGATGCAGACCGTTCAACAGGGTGTCTCATTGCCCGTCATGGCTGCTCAAATGGAGGTACGGTAATGTCTCAGCCAGTGCATGCTAAAGAACAGCCTGTTCGTGTCACCGTCGATGGTAATGAGGCGGCTGCCTACGTTGCTTATCGTACCAACGAAGTCTGCGCCATCTATCCTATTACTCCGTCGTCTAATATGGCGGAGCTGGCAGAGCAGTGGGCTGCCGAAGGCGTCAGAAATATCTGGGGCAGTAAACCCCATGTTGCCCAGATGCAGAGTGAAGCTGGTGCTGCCGGCGCAGTTCACGGTTCACTGCAGACGGGGGCGCTGACCACCACCTTTACCGCCTCCCAGGGACTGATGTTGATGCTGCCCAATATGTATAAGATTGCCGGAGAGTTGACTCCGGCGGTGTTCTACGTGGCAGCGCGCTCACTGGCGACCCAGGGGTTATCCATCTTTGGTGACCATCAGGATGTGATGGCGGCAAGAAGCACTGGTTTTGCCATGCTGGCCGCCAGCTCGGTTCAGGAAGCCCATGACCTGGCCCTGATTGCCCAGGCCGCGACCCTGGAATCCCGTGTACCTTTCATGCACTTCTTTGATGGCTTCCGGACTTCCCATGAGATTAACAACTGAAGTTACGCAGCTAACAGCTCTCTCAGCTGCCCCAACGAAGCTTTCAGCCCTGCCATATAGATTTTGGCTCTGAGCTGAAAGTGATTCAGATTTACTTTCAATGACAATACTTCCAACCTGAAGGCTGAGTAAATTGAAAGAAAGATATGATTACTCTGTGTTCTCACAGTATGCGCCGGTGACTTGGCCATTGACGCATTCGATTTCAGCGTTTTATGGAAGACCTCGACTTTCCACCGTTTCTCGTAGATTGCCTTGAGAGTCTCGGCATCACAGTCAAGATCGCTGCAAACCAGATAGAGAATGCCTGTGCTTCCGTCTTTGTTTTTAAAGACCTGACGGTATAGCAGAACAGGGAAATCGACACCTGCTATCCACCCTTGTACAGGCTTATCTTCTGAAAAATCAACAGTATCTATACGCTGTGAACGGCCTTGTAATTTGTCGTCCAGACTGAGGGATACCTTGCGGTTTGACTTCATCGCCATCAGGAAATGTTTATTACAGTCGTGTCGAATAAACATCATATTGTCGTTTGAGCAAAACCAGCTATCTGCAAGGACATAGCGGAACATAAGCTGGTTATGGCAGCAAATCATCAGCATCTCCCGCATCATTTCATTTTTGGTTTGCTCTGCATATCGTCTTACCTTTTTTGTCTTCAAGTCGGTGTACAGGATGGTTTTCTCGATCAATTTATAGGCGACAGGAATCGACGCATCTCCGGCATGGTAGTGTGCATTGAGCAGATTTATACCTTTCACGGTGCGATTTTTTGTATGATCAAAATGCCAGGTGTTCAGGGCATTCTCTTTGCTGAACTGCTTTTCCTGAATCGTATCGTCAAAGATCAAAACCCCATCACTGCACTCAACCTGTCGCACGACGGGTTTAACGTAAAGCCATAAGTCACGACTGGTAAACTCATTGTTTGAAAGCAATCGGGTGAATTGGTCATGACTGTAGACATTATCCAAAAGCTCTGACACTCCCGTTGCAGTGGTCTTCCCAGACGACGACAACAGGTAGTCAGAATAAAGTTCTATGAGATCATTTTTCATGCCACCAATAATGGCTGATTTTCAGCAAGGTGCGTAACTTGAGTTATTACATCAAGGGCACTGACTGGGAACGTGGTGTCATGTACACCGGTGTTATGGCTACCTGGCGTGCAACCGGACAGCAAGTACCTGGATGCAGCGATCAATTGGGCAAAAGACAACCAGTGGCAAGTCGGCCCTGAAGACCGTTTTGCTGATGACCATACCTGCTGCCAGACCTACCTGGAAATCTATCAGGCTCTGAAAGACGATGCTATGAAAGAGTCTTCCATCGAAGCGTTTGACCTGATGCTTAATGATCCAAAGCCGGGCCGTGAAGACTGGTGGTGGTGTGACTCCCTGTTTATGGCGCCACCGGCGTTTGCCATGCTGACAGAGCTGACCGGTGAACCAAAGTATCTGGATGCCATGAATACCCTGTGGTGGGACAGTGTTGACCACCTGCTGGATCCTGAAACCGGCCTGTTCTACCGGGACAAGCGTTATATCCCTGATGGACAGGGTGGCGAACTGCGCGAAGAGAATGGTGAGAAAGTTTTCTGGGGTCGTGGTAATGGCTGGGTGGTTTCTGCGATCTGTCGTGTACTGGATCACATGCCTGAAGATTTTGCTGACCGTCAGAAGTACATTGATCTGTTTGTGGCACTTTGCGAAGCGGTTGTGAAGCTGCAGGGTGACGATGGCTTCTGGCGTGCCAGTATGCTTGATCCAAAAAGCTTCCCATCACCAGAATCCAGCGCTACCTCGCTGTTTGCCCACGGTATGGCCTGGGGTATCAATAACGGTATCCTGGATCGTGATGCCTATATGCCTGCCCTGGAAAAGGCCTGGGCTGCCCTGAAAACCTGTGTCCACGAAGATGGCATGATGGGTTGGATTCAGCTTCCTGCCTTTACCCGAGAGATACCAGGAAAGAGCACAATATTGATTATGGTGCAGGTACATTCCTGCTGGCAGCAGAAGAGGTTGCCAAACTCTGCGCTTAGTCACTCTTGTGAATGACAGCGGAATGACAGATGAAGGTTAAGGTGGTTCGATCCACCTTAACCTTTTTTACTCGACTTTAGAGTCTGTATAAAACGATAATTCGGTCAGCTTTTTATAGTGAAGCAAGCCGAAATCAGTGAACTGTTTTTCCAAGTTCGTTATTACTTCCGTTTTTTGCCTAAAAGCCTTTAGTTATGCTGCTTCTGAATTATCCGGTATTAACTGGTCGATCAGATCGCGAAAATTGAACTCATATTTTTGCTTATATCTGTTCCAGCCCTTGCGAATAGAGAACCTCGGAATAATTCCTGAAAGAGCAATTTTCATCATGCCTGCAGTGGTTGTATCCGGGCTTCTCCAGGGTATCCGAGAAATATTCAGACATGCCTGATTTTTACAAACGGTTAATAACTGCAATAATGCATAGCCTGCCATTTTCAAATGCATCCATCGAAGCAGTGTTCGCAATTTCTGCTGCCATAAATGGCAACAGCCAAAAGCATGTTTGAGTTGGTGAAACATTGGCTCTACCGGCCATCTCCGGGAATAGGCACGAAGCACCTCCAGTCCCTCAAGTTCCGGATTGGTCGAGATGAATATTCTGCTAGGACTTACGCATTGATGACACCGATAAATTTTGGTAGGAGGTGATCCTTCCCCTTTGCAAAACTCTCAATGAAAGCGCCTATTGTCTCTTTAAACAGCCCCCGTTGGTGCTGATAAATATTCGTAAACTCCTGCTCTATCTGCATTTTCTGGAGATAAACAAAAGCTAAAATTGCAGCAAATATATGGTTTCTGACGGGTCGTTCGCTGCGAACCTGAAAGTGCTCAATATGGCAAACCTGCTTGATCGCCCTGTGAAACTGTTCGATCTGCCAGTGCTGGTCATGGATCTGCTTGAAGTCATTGCGTTCAAAAGGGACTTCCTCTGGCAAGTAAACCACGTAGTGGCGACGCTGGTCTTTTAGCATCGTCCTGAACAACCGGATCTTACCGAAGTCTTTGAGCCATACATCCAGACCATTGTCGGGGATGTCGAGGTGTTGAACCTGCTGCCATTTACCTTTTTCCAGTGATACTGTCCTGTTTTTCTCAACGGCAAACATAAACCCAGTCTGATGGTTTTTAATCGTCTTCAGGTTAGTCGTGCAGCTGTACCAGGAGTCACCGGTAACGAACGCTGGCTTCAGCCCCCATACCAGCACTTCAATCAACATTTCACGGAAGTAGTCGTTTTTTGTCTTGTCTTCCGATTTGTCGTATATCCTGTAATTCACCGGCATATGGCGCCCGGATACGTCGGTGTAATAAAGGGTGATGAGGTTAACTCCCTTAACCACTCGGTGATGTTTACCCGACCAAAAGTGGCCAACCAGTGCCACGGAGTAGCTATAAGGTTTGTCGAGCACGCTGTCATCAACGCTCAGGGTGCCGCCAATAGGGTTTAAACTTTTGACTGCTTCATCGTACATATCTTTGGGCTGATAGTTTTCACGCTTAAGAAAGCGGTTTGCGCTATCGTGAGAAAAGTCGGTAACCTCGGCCAGTCTTGTGCATGTTGATGATTTTGGCTCACTAATCAAAAAGCCAATGTATTTTGCAAGAGTGCATCGTGCAGTGGTCGGTCGAGTGGTAGTTCTCACTTTCATCCCTGAAGACATCTGTTTTTTGGCATTATCAAATTTGTAACTGTTCAGCACCCCCACATAAATCTGGAATTTTCTGATTTTTATACCATCCTCTTAAGCACCATTTTTCCACAATATTCGCCAGCATGATTCCAGAACTACCCGCAACTATGTCGGCTGAGATTCTCTTGAAAGAGAATGCAGAGCTGCGGATGAGAGTTGCCTGTCTGGAAGAGCGATGTCGAGAATTGGAAGAAAAGGTTGGCAAGAACAGTCAAAACAGCAGCAAGCCGCCATCGTCTGATGGTTATCAAAAACCTTGTAAAAACAGTAATTCTCCAGATCATTCTGACGACCTTTCCGCAGATAAAGGTACCGATCCATCGGATGAAAAACCCAATCCTAAAAGTCTGAGACAGTCTTCTGGTAATAAAGCCGGTGGAAAGAAAGGGCATCAGGGCACTTGTCTTAAACAGGTCGATATCCCTGACTATATTGAGTACCTTCCGGTTAAAGAATGCAATAAATGTCAGGCGTCTCTTCTTGATAGTGAGCCGGTCAAATATATTGAACGACAGGTGTTTGAACCAGGGAGACCGGGTGAATTTGAAGTAACGGCCCATAGAGCTGAAGTAAAAATCTGCACTTGTGGTTGTCGGAATCAGGCTGAATTCCCGGAAGGTGTTACCGCTGCCGCACAATATGGCTCAGCCACACAGGCTATGGCCGTCTATCTTAACCAATACCATTTCCTGCCTTTTAAGCGCGTGTCAGAGTATTTTAATACTCTCTATAAAATGAGTGTAAGTGCAGGCACTGTCGCCAATTTTGTGGCCAGAACCTATGAAAATCTGGCTTCTACTGAAGAGGTTATTCGTGACGCCTTGCGGGAATCGTCTGTTGCCGGAGCCGATGAAACGGGTATGCGGGCCGAGGGCTCTTTGCACTGGCTACACGTTATGCGGGATGAACAATGGACGCTCTACTACTTGTCTGAAAAGCGAGGTCGTGAGGCCATGGACACGATGGGCATACTGCTAACATTTGCAGGCGTTCTGGTTCATGATCATTGGAAATCCTATTTTGCATATGCGGCAACTCACGTACTTTGCAATGCCCATCACCTGAGGGAGCTTTTGGGTGTTGTTGATAGGGACAGCAATCAACTGGCGTTGCGATTGATGAAGCTACTGAGGCTTTCCTGGCATTACTGCAAGGGCTTTAAGACCATAGGTATGCTACAGATGCCAAGTGTTGTCTGTGAACGAATCGAGAAGATTTATGACCGGTTGCTTCAGCGGGCTCTAATGAAAGAAGTCGTCTATATGGAGAAGCAACGAGAGGAGCTTAAGCGCAAGAAAGTCAAGAATACTAAAGCTTACAATCTCTTCAAACGACTCACTGAGTTCAAGGCTGAGACACTGCGCTTCATGTCAGATTTTACCATTCCCTTCGATAACAATGGCAGTGAGCGGGATGTTCGAATGGCCAAGTTAAAGCAGAAAATCTCAGGCTGCTTCAGGAGTGCAGACGGTGGTTCTATGTTTGCACGGATTCGCAGCTATTTGTCGTCTGCCAGAAAACAGGGAATGGACATATATCAATCACTTCATAGAGCTGTTCGGAATTACTGTAATATGCCTTTGCTCAGTGCTGAATAGTTACTCAAATTTTAGAGCCTGTTGTCAATGCGTAAGTCCTATCTGCTTTCGGTCAGACCTTTGTCATTTTCAAAGCGACTCCAGACGACGCGTACTTCACGACCTTTAAGGAATCTGGCGCGACAGATCAGGGTACGATAACGTATTTTGCGAAATTTGCCGTACATCCATACTGTTGCTTTTTCTTCCGGCAGTTTCTTAACCTGTTCTGTCGTCATCTTGATGCCGTACTTTTTTGGGCGCCCTCGCTTCTTTACGGTGGGTGCTGGCGGCAAAGCATAGAGGGCCCGATTTGAAGGTATCTGACCAACAACTTCTATGTTCATTTCCAGAGCTGGCTTTATCAGTGTCCAGTTCATATACCAGCAATCGGTTAGCAGGCGTAGCACTCGATCCTTCACTTCATTGCGTACCACCCTGAGCATGGCCACGGCAATTTTCAGTTTGCTGGTGTTACCTGAAGCTGGTGTCGGAAATGAGATCACCGGTATGGCGGTAAATACTTCATCTGCAGCCCGCTCAAATATGATGGCCAGGGAAACCCAACACTGCCCCCAGATGTACGTCGGCCGATTGCGTTTCTTGCTGTGTTGATGATGTGTACGACAAGCAGGGGCTTTGTCGGAAAACCGTTCGATTACCCAGTCATCAAGCCCCAGGACCACAGGTTGATTCTCAGGAGCTTTGGAGCAGACCAGACGGATCAAGTGGCGTGCCAAGTTCTTCCATTGCCACTTGCCCTGAGATAGCCAGTGGTGGTAGCTGCTCCACACACAATGAAAATCAATTGTTAACAACGCCTGTGTAACAAAGCCGTCGGCTGAAAGCAT is a window encoding:
- a CDS encoding NAD(P)-binding protein — its product is MNTLDMTQPPGRSPVQGTGPVATRKPVYQNALPPCNHTCPAGNDIQGALALAQEGRFEEAWRTFMKNNPLPATHGRICYHPCEDGCSRVQVDDGVSIHSIERFLGDMAIEQNWHMPVPENETGKKVLVIGAGPSGLTAAYHLRLQGHTVEIREAAPVAGGMMQFGIPAYRLPRDVLAAEIARIESMGISITLNHRVEDLMAEKQEGHFDAVYLAIGAHIGKQVDIPARDAGKVLDAVSFLRETGMGEKPVLGRRVAVYGGGNTAMDAARTVKRMGVDEAMIIYRRDRDHMPAHSFEADEAEAEGVNIHWLRTIQNIEGSEFNVEIMEIGDDGRPRPTGRYETLAVDSLILALGQDVERGMLDRVPGLEFDRWGSLTVGEHMMTGCEGIFAGGDMVPSDRTATIAVGHGKKAARCMDSWLTGNKINDIAVQHLVDFDGLHLWYRTRADRQHEDALSPEQRNDFSEVVRGLSEAQVRYEASRCFSCGNCFECDGCFGACPEGAITKLGKGEGYQVNHDLCTGCLACYRQCPCHAIEMQTVQQGVSLPVMAAQMEVR
- a CDS encoding transposase, producing MKNDLIELYSDYLLSSSGKTTATGVSELLDNVYSHDQFTRLLSNNEFTSRDLWLYVKPVVRQVECSDGVLIFDDTIQEKQFSKENALNTWHFDHTKNRTVKGINLLNAHYHAGDASIPVAYKLIEKTILYTDLKTKKVRRYAEQTKNEMMREMLMICCHNQLMFRYVLADSWFCSNDNMMFIRHDCNKHFLMAMKSNRKVSLSLDDKLQGRSQRIDTVDFSEDKPVQGWIAGVDFPVLLYRQVFKNKDGSTGILYLVCSDLDCDAETLKAIYEKRWKVEVFHKTLKSNASMAKSPAHTVRTQSNHIFLSIYSAFRLEVLSLKVNLNHFQLRAKIYMAGLKASLGQLRELLAA
- a CDS encoding glycoside hydrolase family 105 protein, with product MQPDSKYLDAAINWAKDNQWQVGPEDRFADDHTCCQTYLEIYQALKDDAMKESSIEAFDLMLNDPKPGREDWWWCDSLFMAPPAFAMLTELTGEPKYLDAMNTLWWDSVDHLLDPETGLFYRDKRYIPDGQGGELREENGEKVFWGRGNGWVVSAICRVLDHMPEDFADRQKYIDLFVALCEAVVKLQGDDGFWRASMLDPKSFPSPESSATSLFAHGMAWGINNGILDRDAYMPALEKAWAALKTCVHEDGMMGWIQLPAFTREIPGKSTILIMVQVHSCWQQKRLPNSALSHSCE
- a CDS encoding transposase gives rise to the protein MRTTTRPTTARCTLAKYIGFLISEPKSSTCTRLAEVTDFSHDSANRFLKRENYQPKDMYDEAVKSLNPIGGTLSVDDSVLDKPYSYSVALVGHFWSGKHHRVVKGVNLITLYYTDVSGRHMPVNYRIYDKSEDKTKNDYFREMLIEVLVWGLKPAFVTGDSWYSCTTNLKTIKNHQTGFMFAVEKNRTVSLEKGKWQQVQHLDIPDNGLDVWLKDFGKIRLFRTMLKDQRRHYVVYLPEEVPFERNDFKQIHDQHWQIEQFHRAIKQVCHIEHFQVRSERPVRNHIFAAILAFVYLQKMQIEQEFTNIYQHQRGLFKETIGAFIESFAKGKDHLLPKFIGVINA
- a CDS encoding IS66 family transposase → MIPELPATMSAEILLKENAELRMRVACLEERCRELEEKVGKNSQNSSKPPSSDGYQKPCKNSNSPDHSDDLSADKGTDPSDEKPNPKSLRQSSGNKAGGKKGHQGTCLKQVDIPDYIEYLPVKECNKCQASLLDSEPVKYIERQVFEPGRPGEFEVTAHRAEVKICTCGCRNQAEFPEGVTAAAQYGSATQAMAVYLNQYHFLPFKRVSEYFNTLYKMSVSAGTVANFVARTYENLASTEEVIRDALRESSVAGADETGMRAEGSLHWLHVMRDEQWTLYYLSEKRGREAMDTMGILLTFAGVLVHDHWKSYFAYAATHVLCNAHHLRELLGVVDRDSNQLALRLMKLLRLSWHYCKGFKTIGMLQMPSVVCERIEKIYDRLLQRALMKEVVYMEKQREELKRKKVKNTKAYNLFKRLTEFKAETLRFMSDFTIPFDNNGSERDVRMAKLKQKISGCFRSADGGSMFARIRSYLSSARKQGMDIYQSLHRAVRNYCNMPLLSAE
- a CDS encoding transposase; this encodes MTKFEMVAMLTSDHQVILRELASYTTFLAGALSSTAVPTFCELLFGCMLSADGFVTQALLTIDFHCVWSSYHHWLSQGKWQWKNLARHLIRLVCSKAPENQPVVLGLDDWVIERFSDKAPACRTHHQHSKKRNRPTYIWGQCWVSLAIIFERAADEVFTAIPVISFPTPASGNTSKLKIAVAMLRVVRNEVKDRVLRLLTDCWYMNWTLIKPALEMNIEVVGQIPSNRALYALPPAPTVKKRGRPKKYGIKMTTEQVKKLPEEKATVWMYGKFRKIRYRTLICRARFLKGREVRVVWSRFENDKGLTESR